The region GACTTTCGCGATGTCCCTCTCCCGCAGAGCCTCATCAGCGACGGCTACGGGCCCTCAACAGTGAGCCATTGGGAAGCGGAAACGGTGCCGCTATCTCAGACACCTTTCAGCAAAGATTGGCAGACGCAGTCGTGGAGTCGGCAGGAGACGACGGACAGCACGGTTCCCATGGTAAACGACGACGCGAATGCGTTCTTTGCCAAACATCCTAATCTCCCCGCTGCCAGCCAGCTTGTTCTGCGTACAACTCGGCTAGAGGACtactcgtcttctgcagaGGTGGAGAGCCAGCACGGAAACTACTTCCACGTCTCAATTCGCGTTCGTATGAGGCTTATGTCGGGTGAAGCAATCTCGAGACGGCCGTGGGATGAGACGCCGGATGTCAATGAGGTACCTAAGGGTGCTTGTGCTGGGATCTTCACATATCGCTCAGCTACGTGCGAGTCTGATGTCGAGTTCCTGACGTCTGATCCACCGAACACGATCCACTACGCGAACCAACCAGACTATGACGCCGAGAACGATATTATCATACCCGGTGCGAGCGAGGTTGTGACGACCGTCCCGGTCCCCTGGTCTGAATGGGTGACGCATCGTATGGACTGGTTTGCGAACGAGACCGTCTGGTATGCCGATGATGAGTTACAAGCGGTCGTTTCCAAGAGCGTACCGGATCGTCCGAGTATCCTCGCCCTGAACCTGTGGAGCGACGGTGGACTATGGACGGGTGACATGCAGGTGGATGATAGCGTCTACATGGGAATTGAATGGATTGAGATTGCCTACAACACGTCAGCGGCAGGTGACGCCCCAATTGAAACCGGCCAGCGGCATCGAGTTCGGCCCTCAGAGCGGACGAAAAGGAGCTCCCACAGGAAGAGGCAGACATCGGGTGATGACGCTGGGGAGAGGTGCGAAAGGCCGTGCTACTTGGATAAGATGCAGCGCTATTAGTACCTTGCAGTATTTTTATCTACCAATCAATACGTTTATATCTCAACACTTAAGTTCAGCGTACAATACTACGCTTTCTAGCGACGGTTCGTAGCTTCAGCTGACCATGATGAGCATCTTCACTACTCCAAATGCCAGATTTGTTACTACTTAGCACATAGAACTACGGGTGATGTCCTCCGCGTACTCAAGGCTACATATTAAAAGTTCGACCCGCAAAGGGCTGCGCTACTTTCTAACTCCCAGCAGTATTTTTGGATTAATTTTACCTTTATTACCTAAAGCTTCTATAAATTATACTTGTATAATTTATGTTATAGGTGTAATAACTCAGCTCAGTCGGGCCCAGAAGAGTATCTACAAATATTTTGTGCGCCTACTATCTCTCGAATTTGATGTGGAGCAACGTTAACTTCTTGTCAATAAAGATGTGGTCATAGTAGGTACACAGGTAGTAAGACTGGAAGCATACCCGTCGTGCAGGCACTGAAAGACCTGTGGCGTGATCTGATGTTTAGCTCGTTTAGGTCGTATGGATTCAACAAGTAGCCAGTGCCCGCACGACAGGTAGGGGATATAGTGAAGCAAGAAAGATGCATAAAGCCTATCAGTGGTCCTGGCATTGAAATTGCCTGAGGCATGCTTTGGTGTAGGGTGAAGAGCCTGATCAAAAGCCAGCACCCGCACAACAGGTAGGATATGTATTTGCATCAAGAAAAGCGCATGTCGGGAGCAATGCTCCACCGACGGGTATTTAAAGACAGAAAAAAGACCAAAAACGCCGCTGCCTTTGCAGTCCCGGCCGAAACACCGGGGAACCCTGGACCAAATAAAAAAACCAAGTGAAAACCAAGCATGAATTAAGCCAACCCCAGCACCAGGCTCAACCCCAACACCGAAACCAGAACAAAACCCGAACCCAACGCCAGCCTCTGTTGTACCGAGAATGTAAAAATATGGAAAGCATAAACGACGAAGAAAATGGCAGGCCATGAACGTAGAGGTGTCGCTGGTAATAAATCAGATATAGTATGCTGTGTTGAAAGTCGCTGTACAAATGCCGTTAGCGATATTTATAGATACGGCCGCGGTCAATGCGTTTCCTccatatacatatatatgTGTGTGTATATATTCCCATGTTTGCGTTTCAGTCGTGATGTAGTCGGGAAGATTAAATGTTCAGAGCGCACCGTCAGGGGTAAAATCCCCTTCAAACCCTCCGTTAATAAGTTCGGCTACTATCTTTTGGCGAAGCAAAGGGGTATCACGGGCACCATAAGCGAGTGGTTCAATATTAAGCGCTACGGCTTTTGCTGTTGTCAGAAGGAACACGCCGCAGTCGCTGCCGTTGTCTTGTTGTGGGGACTCCGATGGAAGAACCTCCCACTCATCGTCGTCGTACAAGTCACCGAGTTCTCCTCGAAGCCAGCCCTTGACGGTTTCAACATGACGGCGCGAGAGAGAGCCAAGTGAGTCGAAGTGCTCGATTGTCCTAGCTGATGGCTTTACAACAATCAACGTCCAGTGAGCCTTGTTGTGCACCGGAATGAAAACAGTATCCACATCCAGAAGATCTTTGCCGCCAATCTTAGCTCTTTTAGCCCAGCGTTTGACAGAGTCGTAGCCCTTGTCTCGGAGattcgagaagaagaatgtaTTAAAAGCATGGTAGCGTGGCTTGTCGTGACGACCCGCGTTTCCATTCTCGTGGCGCATGTGGTTAACGATAAGACCAAGGTACGAGTTGATCACCTCGTCGTTCAGCCAAGCCATTGGAGTAAGGCATGTGTCGATGTCGTCCCGAGTCAGAGACTCGCCGGACGGGGTGGTCGCAACCTCTACCCAatgcgccttcttcttgaggtCTTTGAGACGAGCTTTCCAATTGTCCGGGAGAGGACGCACGGCAACACCCTCAGGGACCTGTCGTCCAACTGGCCCATACtccagtttcttcatttTTTGCATCTCTTCATATTCCTTTGCATAAATCGACTCGGACCGGCCGTCGGGGACTGGCTCTATCTTGGGTTTGACGAGTTTGACAGCAGACCTAGGAGTACCTTTGGTGAAGTCGCGCGGCTGCGCCCAAGGATCCACATACGGCTCGAGAGAAGCAGCCAATTGCGCGTATAGCTGTTCATCGGGTCCAGTACGCTGATCGCTAGCCACGGTTGACGGCGCATCGGCTCCGTTCAGCTGTGTGCGCAACAGTTCATCAAGCCCGGGTCCCGACTCGGCGGATGAATTAGCCCACTGGCGAAGGCGCAAAGGCGAAGGCTGAACTATGGGAGACCGGAAACGGACCCTGTGCTGTAGTCCAAGCCGACGGTCACGCGGTGTGATGTATCCAGGAAGGAGGCGACGTCGGGTTGCGGGGCTCATGGTGGGAACCAGAGAATTCTTTTTGAGAATCCCAGCTTTGGGTGCTTGAGGCCGGTTTTTGTCATCGCGGTCGTTCACAGATGTTCGCCGCTGCGCGGGATGCCTGTGCAAAGTAGCCCCGGAGGCATTATCTACCACGAGGTCAAGACTGCGCTGCACGCTAGGCGAAGATGTTGTGATTATTTGCGGATCATAGAATAGAGCTCCCATTGGCGTTGTCATATTCGGGAATGGGAGTTCTTCATTGACAGGAAATCCTCGACGTCTACGCCACTGGTTGATTCGCACACGCTCCTGCTGCCCAGGCGGCAGTGTCGCAACGTTCACACGAGCAGGAGAGGCTATTGTAGTTGGAGGTTGCCGAGCCGGAGCGGCAGGGCTTGCACGAGCACGCGAACGCGCACGATCAAAGCGACGTTGTCTGTACATGGCCATGACCCGCTGTGTTACAGTTCCCAGCGCCTGTTGCGTTTGATGGGTTATAGTGCTGGCAGCAGCGAGTGCAACATGGAATGCATTTGCAACAGTCTGCACCATACCACACTGGAAAGAGTAAGCTATCCGTAGGGTGCCATAAACGCCAGAATAGTGTTGAGTCCAAGAGGGAGTTTCGTCCAGAATAGCTTGGTCAGGGTTAACGGTGGCCGGCTCCGGATTTGCATTGCTGGGCAAGTCGACCTGGCCACATATCTCTTGGGAAGTTACAGGAGACTCGGTTTGGTGCTGCGTCTGAGCGGTCTGCTGTGGCTCAGGAAGTAGCGGCATCGAACCATGTTTCGATGCCGATGGCCAGCAGCCAGGAATACGGCCTGTAGCAGTCGAGCTTCCTGTTTGCTTACCAGGAGTTGCGGGGTCGGTCGTCTTTGAAGGCAAAGCGCGCTGCCAGTGGAAGGAAGGGCGTTGCGCCAAAGGTTGAACTGGATCCCCATTTACTTTCTTAATATTATCGACAGCAGCACTAAATGATGACTCTGTGCCACCACGGCAATATTTCAAAACGGGACTATCAGCGTCGGCTGACGCGATATGCTGTTGGTCATTGTTGCGCCCATCATTGGCATTGTTGTTGCGGACAAATATGCTGCCCGTAGTGTCGAGGATATTGCCTTCGCGGTCGCGCTTCCTAGGTCGGATCATCGCAGCTTGGCGAGAAGCCTCGGATCCGAACAGCGAGAGCGGACGGTCACGACCACGAAGACCAGCCCCAAGTATCGAGTCGTGTCCAGACGAGCGCATCGGATTCATGAGACTACTGCTGTAGGTTGTGGCGTTCAATCGAGAAGCGGTCGTTGCGGTCAATCGGTAGGGCTGAATCTCATTGACGCGGGGCAACACAAGTGGTGCCTGTTCATGTTGGGATCCAGTTCGTCCTCGTGTGAATTGGAATTGGGGTGGGGAGAGTGAATCATAACGCCTTCGGGTCGTGCTGTAAGCTGTTTTCTGATGCTTCAGGACCATATCAGGCCTTTGACTAGGCTTTCTCGAATGTATATGGTAGAAAGGGCGATGAGTTTCGTCAGGCGTTATCTTCTTCGCGCCGAATGGGACGGGGTTAGGGACGTAGTTAGGATCAGCCAGGTCTTCGCTAGTGAATTGCCGATTAGTtcgttgatgatgaagagcgtCGTACGGAGACGCGTCGTTCATAACTGTATCCTTAGGAGAGGGCTGGCCATTGGTAACGAAATCCATGGCGTGCGATGGTGCGAGACTGAGGTTGAAATAAAATGaattgaaggaggaggggtATCTGCGACGGTGTCGACAAAGAGTCGAGAAATGAAAGCGCGGTTAACAACACGAGAAAACTCGCGGCAACTGAAAGCTTTCGAAAGAGAAATACAACAAAGCTGGTCGCAAGAATCGCCCAATTTTGAGATATCTCCATGAAGAATGGGCGGTtaagaagaggatgagaggaTACTAGGAAGAAATCGCGGACTGTTAGGAAGACCAAGAGGTGTGTTAGACAAAATAGGAAAGAAGCTGCCCGCAGGTTGGCTGAGATCGAAGTGCGGGCGGTGCGCTCCCTTATGTCACGTGAGATTGGGACCCGCCATTTAGCCGCACCACGAGCCTCAGGATAAGAGGTACAGTATTATTAGGGTAAAGATCATATTCGTTAAGTCTATAGAGACTATTTGGCCAATCACAATCTATCATAAATCGGGAGCAAGAACCAAGGTATGTACATGACAGTTGGCAAGCCTGCGCCTTCTGACCTTATTGTCGTGAATTCGTCGTGCTGCTCAACTCGACATCAGTCCGATCCATTCAAACAACACATTAGCGCCATCAATGACAATCCAAGCGATTCCTGAACGACAGTCAGCACCATACTAAGAACGGCATGTGAAAACAGAAGTCGGCTCACCTGAATATACAACCAGTTTCGTGACAACTTCAACATCGTATCGTACACGAGGACGTTTTATCTGCGCAAAtagctcttcttcgtcgcgcTCATGGTCGACGAACTCAGGGAATGGCTCAGTGCCTTCCGGAGACTGAGATCTGTCGATAGCGGTCGTACCCCTCCCCATCATGTGCTCATACTCGTCCAGCTTGGACGGCTTCCTTGATAGCTTCGGATAGGCTGTACCAGAAGTCGAGGCGTCATCGTTGTTGGCATCTATTGCCGGAGACCCTCGGTATGGGCTAGAGAGACTGTCGCGCCTGCGCTTCTCACGGTATGCGAGAGTCTCGTAGGCGTCGGCTTCTGATTGCGGGCCAATTGAAATTGCGCGGCGCCTCGGATGGCGGATATTGTCCACGATGGAGGGGATATCGGAGAAGCTGGGCATGACTTCGTGGTCCTTTAGCTGAGAGGGGACGGTTGTATATTGCCTTGTATATGATTTAGCGGACCGCAATTAATGACTCCTGAAGATTAACTCACGAGGCGTTTGTAAAATAGCGGCGAGGTAGGACCAATccgagcttctccaacccGCGGAATACAGGCGGGAGAATGCGTAACAGGGTGGGCTTCATGGTTTCCCTCCATACAAATAATAGCACAACCCCGATAAGAAAACGTAGGCCCATAGTTACCCAGCCGAGGCTCTCATACCTTGAATGGGGAAGAGTTGCTGGATGCGGGTTGGTCCAGGTCGCATTCGCTCGCGCCAGATTCCAGTATGCCACCTGTGCACCGATCATTACACCCGCAAAAGCAACACTGTCATCAAAACATGGACAATCGTCTGCGGGTTCAGGATGGATGCGGACAAGGGCCAAGATGACAAGAACCACGAGTGCGACCTGCTTTCCGCTACCAACCTGGACGTAGTGATCTATAGCGGTCTCGAAAGTGCAATGTAAAACAGCCAGTAGAACACCCAACGCCGACCCAACGACAACGTCAAAGAATCCGTGCATACCGCAGTACAGACGGCCTAAGACGATCGATGTAACATAGAGATACGTAAtgccttggaggaagaagtttaGGCCGTCACTCAAAGTCGAGTCGGGCGAGTTCAACAAATAAAGAGCGTATACCGCGACCGATACGGCGTTGGTTGAGTGAGTCGAAGGAAACCCATATTCCAGCGCCGCGGAGCCAGACATTGTGATTCGCTGTAAAGGAGGAGACAGCGGCCGTGGGAGACAGAGAAGGTCTTTAATGAAGCCGCTGAAGAACACGCCGGAAGCCAGTAAATGGACCATTCTAATTGAAGCGCACCGTTAGCCACCAAAGCGGGTCAATTAATCGCTTCAATGAATTCCCTTGACGACTTACCCCCGGCCTAAGCTTGGATAGCCGCTCCAAAAGAAGATCGGCAGAAAGACCATAAAGAATGTATGAGTTCCGAGATTCGCTGTGAATGCGAAATACGAATCCAATGCCGGGGTAcggatcttctcctggcACCAAGCCAGGTAAGGGGTCTCATATCGTATCAACGGGAGAAGCTTTTGTCGGGGCCAGTATCGCCAAGGAGGGAGTTGATTTCGATCT is a window of Aspergillus nidulans FGSC A4 chromosome VI DNA encoding:
- a CDS encoding glycoside hydrolase family 16 protein (transcript_id=CADANIAT00010426), whose protein sequence is MRLRPSLHPLPVLSLVASTVSIVLPPANTTLTTTAANVPNLAPRIPSHYPCDCYIVSGDEPGYFTDYQFWDFRDVPLPQSLISDGYGPSTVSHWEAETVPLSQTPFSKDWQTQSWSRQETTDSTVPMVNDDANAFFAKHPNLPAASQLVLRTTRLEDYSSSAEVESQHGNYFHVSIRVRMRLMSGEAISRRPWDETPDVNEVPKGACAGIFTYRSATCESDVEFLTSDPPNTIHYANQPDYDAENDIIIPGASEVVTTVPVPWSEWVTHRMDWFANETVWYADDELQAVVSKSVPDRPSILALNLWSDGGLWTGDMQVDDSVYMGIEWIEIAYNTSAAGDAPIETGQRHRVRPSERTKRSSHRKRQTSGDDAGESDGVITQLSRAQKSIYKYFVRLLSLEFDVEQR
- a CDS encoding SUMO protease ULP1 (transcript_id=CADANIAT00010427) — protein: MDFVTNGQPSPKDTVMNDASPYDALHHQRTNRQFTSEDLADPNYVPNPVPFGAKKITPDETHRPFYHIHSRKPSQRPDMVLKHQKTAYSTTRRRYDSLSPPQFQFTRGRTGSQHEQAPLVLPRVNEIQPYRLTATTASRLNATTYSSSLMNPMRSSGHDSILGAGLRGRDRPLSLFGSEASRQAAMIRPRKRDREGNILDTTGSIFVRNNNANDGRNNDQQHIASADADSPVLKYCRGGTESSFSAAVDNIKKVNGDPVQPLAQRPSFHWQRALPSKTTDPATPGKQTGSSTATGRIPGCWPSASKHGSMPLLPEPQQTAQTQHQTESPVTSQEICGQVDLPSNANPEPATVNPDQAILDETPSWTQHYSGVYGTLRIAYSFQCGMVQTVANAFHVALAAASTITHQTQQALGTVTQRVMAMYRQRRFDRARSRARASPAAPARQPPTTIASPARVNVATLPPGQQERVRINQWRRRRGFPVNEELPFPNMTTPMGALFYDPQIITTSSPSVQRSLDLVVDNASGATLHRHPAQRRTSVNDRDDKNRPQAPKAGILKKNSLVPTMSPATRRRLLPGYITPRDRRLGLQHRVRFRSPIVQPSPLRLRQWANSSAESGPGLDELLRTQLNGADAPSTVASDQRTGPDEQLYAQLAASLEPYVDPWAQPRDFTKGTPRSAVKLVKPKIEPVPDGRSESIYAKEYEEMQKMKKLEYGPVGRQVPEGVAVRPLPDNWKARLKDLKKKAHWVEVATTPSGESLTRDDIDTCLTPMAWLNDEVINSYLGLIVNHMRHENGNAGRHDKPRYHAFNTFFFSNLRDKGYDSVKRWAKRAKIGGKDLLDVDTVFIPVHNKAHWTLIVVKPSARTIEHFDSLGSLSRRHVETVKGWLRGELGDLYDDDEWEVLPSESPQQDNGSDCGVFLLTTAKAVALNIEPLAYGARDTPLLRQKIVAELINGGFEGDFTPDGAL
- a CDS encoding PAP2 domain protein (transcript_id=CADANIAT00010428), encoding MGRPVVEGQPDAGLRSLDHYRNQLPPWRYWPRQKLLPLIRYETPYLAWCQEKIRTPALDSYFAFTANLGTHTFFMVFLPIFFWSGYPSLGRGMVHLLASGVFFSGFIKDLLCLPRPLSPPLQRITMSGSAALEYGFPSTHSTNAVSVAVYALYLLNSPDSTLSDGLNFFLQGITYLYVTSIVLGRLYCGMHGFFDVVVGSALGVLLAVLHCTFETAIDHYVQVGSGKQVALVVLVILALVRIHPEPADDCPCFDDSVAFAGVMIGAQVAYWNLARANATWTNPHPATLPHSRETMKPTLLRILPPVFRGLEKLGLVLPRRYFTNASQYTTVPSQLKDHEVMPSFSDIPSIVDNIRHPRRRAISIGPQSEADAYETLAYREKRRRDSLSSPYRGSPAIDANNDDASTSGTAYPKLSRKPSKLDEYEHMMGRGTTAIDRSQSPEGTEPFPEFVDHERDEEELFAQIKRPRVRYDVEVVTKLVVYSGIAWIVIDGANVLFEWIGLMSS